Genomic DNA from Methanosarcina sp. MTP4:
GTAAAAATAGCTGATTTTGATGTGTTGAAACGGGTTATTTCCGAAGCAAAGGAACTCGGGATAAGGTCCGTGGTCGTGATCGGGGGAGGAGAACCTACTCTTTACCCGGATTTCAGGGAATTGATTGCTTACATCGACTCCCTCGGGATCATACCCATGATGTTTTCAAATACTGTTTTGATGACGAAGGACCTTGCAGAGTTCCTTTACGAACACAACGTCTCAGTAATGGGAAAACTCGATTCCCTCAAGCCTGAAGTACAGGACTACCTGGCAGGCCGGGAAGGTTCGGCAGTCGATATCCGCAGGGGGCTTTCAAACCTAATGGATGCCGGTTTTAACGAACCTGCCGAACCGGGAAAACTCAGGCTTGGGATTTCCTTTGTGAGCAACAGGCTGAACCTCGAGGAAATAGAGGATATCTGGCACTTTTGCCGGCGGAACAACATTTTCCCGAACATGGAGATTCTAACACCCACGGGCAGGGCAAACGAAGAACTTGCGGACAAGATGCTCACCGCCGATGAGATTCAGGCCTACAAAATGAAGCTGCTTGACATCGACCGGAAATACTACGGATATGACTGGCTGCCCTATACGCCGATCACCGCAAGCGGCTGCCTGCAACACCTCTACAGCCTCTATATAACCATAGACGGAAGCGTCAGGCCCTGCGCCCCGACCAAGCTGGATGAGCACCCTGCCCTGAAGGTTAACGGGGAATATCCCTGCAACATTAACAAAATGAGCCTGAAAGAGATTTTCGATTCCGAACTCTTCAGCTACGTCCGGAATATTGACAAAGTCCTTGAAGGCAGGTGTGGGGACTGCAAACACCTGAACGAGTGCATCGGGTGCCGGGGTTATGCTTACAGCGTGGGGGTGAACAAAGGAATGAACCCCCTGGAAGCGCTCAGGATGGAATGTCAGCAGTGCTTTAAAGATTCACTTGAATGAGACACCTAGGGCCTGGCGGGTATCGTCAGAATTACAAAAGCCTGACCTGCAGAGAAGCTGAACAGTAAGGACTGAAAGGAAAAACTTAAAGAGAAGATAGGCTTAAAGAGAAAATAGACTGGAAAGGAAAATAAAGACGGAACAGGAGAAGAGACAGGATGCAGGGTACGGGACAATTAAGAAAGGATTCCGGGAACGAAACAAAGGTAGTAATGATCGACGAGGAAGGCCTTGAAGAAAAACTGTATGAAAGCCTCAAAAAGTATGAACTTCCCGACTACTTCCTGTACACGGGCAGCGGAGGAGCCAGAAACTGGTTAAATCTGGACGAGTCAAAGACATTTCCCATAGCCCGTAAGCTCAAAAACCTGCTTGAGGAAAATCTTATCTCGATAGTGAAGTTCATTCCCACAGGGATGAACTTTGTAAGCATCGGAGTAGGAAGCGGGGAAAAGGAAAGAATCATCCTCAATGAAATGATAAAAAAAAATGAAGAAGAGGCTAAAAACAAATCCGAAGAAGAAGTCTTCGGATCCGGGAAAAAAAAGCAACTCCACTATTATCCCATCGATATAAATTCCCGGATGGTCGATATAGCCCTCGAAAAAGTGCAGGACCTGCCTGTGGAAAAAAAAGGAATCGTAGGTTTTATAGAAGATATGCCGCTCCTGAAAAAACACTGGCACCTTCCGGTCCTGTTTTGCATCATGGGAAATACATTTTGCAACTATGAACCGGACTTTATCCTGAAACTGGTTGGGGAAAACCTGGAGTCAGGAGACCTCTTCATGTTCGACGCACACATCTTTCCCGCCATTGACGGAAGCGATGACGCAAAGTCCATGAGAAATAAGGTCCTGGCTACATATTCTTCAAGGGAAAACGCTCTCTTCAACGTGTACCCGCTGCTCCACTACGGAATGGCCCCTGAAGACTTTGACTTCGAACTACTGCTCTCTCGCATAGAATCAGGGACAGAAGGATCCCTGTACAGGACTCGCAAGACCCTGCAAATCCTCAATGATACCGAGATAAGGGTCGGCCCCGGCACTGTGAAATTCAAAGAAGGGGATGTCATCAAGATGGGGTTCACCTACAAATATACCTTTGAACAGATCTGCGCGTTCCTGAATAAAGAAGGATTTGAAATCCTCAGGAAGTTCCTGAGTGAAGACCGGACCAATGTCATAATCCTGGCAAAGAAGCGTACCTCGTAAACATAGAATAACAAATCTAAAAAACACATCTAATGAGAAACTCTGATTCTAATAAGCACACCTTATAAGCACACCTTATAAACACAGCTGATAACACACCTGAAAAATCAGAAAATGGGGAGTTGAGAATGGGTTGTCAGATAGAGAAGATTAACAGCGTGAAAAAAACAGAATCATGTATCGCCTATGGCTGCGATGAACTGGGGAGACTGAAAAGCGTACTTTTGCATACTCCGGGAGAGGAACTCTCCCTGATAAACGAATCGAACTATAAATACTGGCTTTATGATGAAGTCCCGGAAATGTCTGCGTACATCGAAGAACACCGGCAGTACAGGGAACTGCTCGAGTCAAACGGGGTAAAGGTCCACGAACTCTCCGATTATGTGGAAGAAAACAAAGCTCTGATAGGAAAAATGCCCAACCTCACTTTTCTGCATGATACCGCGGTAATCTCCGAAAAAGGGGCCATGATTTCAAAAATGCGCCCTCCGGCCAGGGAAAACGAAGAAGTTGTCGTAAAAGAAGCCCTGGACAACCTTGGCATACCTATCCTGAACGAGTTCAAAAGCAGCAACGGTTTTTTCGAAGGCTGTCTCCTTCTTTCAAGGGATACCATATTCGTTGCGGAAACCGAGAGACACACCTATCCTTTTGTCAGGGAATTCGTCTCAAACATCCTCAACGAGTTTAAAGAAGTGATCTATGTCCGCACCCCCAAAGCCCGCCGCTACATGCACCCGGATACCATTTTCAACAGGATAAGGGAAGACCTTGCCCTGGCATACCTGCCCGCCTTTGAAGAGACCTGCCTCTTCACCCGGGATTCCAGGGAAAAGATCGATTTCAAGGAATTCATGCAGCAGAGAGGCATGGAAATCATCCCGGTCTCGGGTTCCGAACAAAGTCGTCTTGCCTGTTCCTTCGTACC
This window encodes:
- a CDS encoding dimethylarginine dimethylaminohydrolase family protein, translating into MGCQIEKINSVKKTESCIAYGCDELGRLKSVLLHTPGEELSLINESNYKYWLYDEVPEMSAYIEEHRQYRELLESNGVKVHELSDYVEENKALIGKMPNLTFLHDTAVISEKGAMISKMRPPARENEEVVVKEALDNLGIPILNEFKSSNGFFEGCLLLSRDTIFVAETERHTYPFVREFVSNILNEFKEVIYVRTPKARRYMHPDTIFNRIREDLALAYLPAFEETCLFTRDSREKIDFKEFMQQRGMEIIPVSGSEQSRLACSFVPLESGTIFHYDIALDGKTKEALAEEGVEIISFHPEAILAGGGSLRCHTLRLCRRKD
- a CDS encoding radical SAM protein; the protein is MYGAKEAYEARDSGRLLAIRLETNTSCNLRCRYCYAQSGGDSVKIADFDVLKRVISEAKELGIRSVVVIGGGEPTLYPDFRELIAYIDSLGIIPMMFSNTVLMTKDLAEFLYEHNVSVMGKLDSLKPEVQDYLAGREGSAVDIRRGLSNLMDAGFNEPAEPGKLRLGISFVSNRLNLEEIEDIWHFCRRNNIFPNMEILTPTGRANEELADKMLTADEIQAYKMKLLDIDRKYYGYDWLPYTPITASGCLQHLYSLYITIDGSVRPCAPTKLDEHPALKVNGEYPCNINKMSLKEIFDSELFSYVRNIDKVLEGRCGDCKHLNECIGCRGYAYSVGVNKGMNPLEALRMECQQCFKDSLE
- a CDS encoding L-histidine N(alpha)-methyltransferase, which gives rise to MQGTGQLRKDSGNETKVVMIDEEGLEEKLYESLKKYELPDYFLYTGSGGARNWLNLDESKTFPIARKLKNLLEENLISIVKFIPTGMNFVSIGVGSGEKERIILNEMIKKNEEEAKNKSEEEVFGSGKKKQLHYYPIDINSRMVDIALEKVQDLPVEKKGIVGFIEDMPLLKKHWHLPVLFCIMGNTFCNYEPDFILKLVGENLESGDLFMFDAHIFPAIDGSDDAKSMRNKVLATYSSRENALFNVYPLLHYGMAPEDFDFELLLSRIESGTEGSLYRTRKTLQILNDTEIRVGPGTVKFKEGDVIKMGFTYKYTFEQICAFLNKEGFEILRKFLSEDRTNVIILAKKRTS